In Henriciella litoralis, the genomic window CAGCTCTTCAATGAGTTTGAGCGCCCGCGGATAGGACATTGAAAGGCTGGCAGCGGCTTTGCGGATGGAGCCCTCGCTGTCGATGGTCTTCAACAGGGCGATTTTGCCCGGCCCGAGCTTGCCGCCATTGGCGAGATTTATCCGGATGCTCAGCGCAGTCATCGCCGGACCCCGGGCGATTCCAGTGGCAAGCCTTCGGCGCGCTTGGCGAGGTATAGTTCAACGGCGAGATAGTCGTCCGAGCCATAATCCAGCGGTTCGGCGCGCACACCGGCGTCGCAATCGCGCAGGCGCCGTTGCAGGGAGCCGAACGTCTGCCATTCAAGCCGGTAGCCCGGAAAGCCCGTGCCATGGCCCTGGCTGATCGTGTCGCCGCGCAGCTGTTTGCCCCAATTATCGTCGTGGCATTGGGTGCAGGCGAGGTTGAGCTGGCCGCGACGGGTAAAGAAATAGTCGCGGCCCTTTTCGAACCAGGGCGAGGCTGCACCGCTGATATCGACCTCTATCGGTTCGCCGCGCGACAGCTCCGCGACATAGGCGGTTAGCGCCAGAAGGTCTTCGCTCTCATAGGCGAGTGGTTCGAGTGATTGATGACGGGTGCGGCAGGCATTGATGCGCGCTTCGATGTTCATCAACTCGCCGGTCTCATCATCGATAGCCGGATAGTGAGCGGCGACGCCCGCAAGATTTGTGTCCTCGCCCTCATGGCAGGATGCGCAGGCGGGGTGACCGTCGCGGGCTTCGTGAAAGAGGGCCTCGCCGCGTTCAACCCAAAGCATGCCGGGATTGGCGAAATCATCCTCCTGCAGGGCGCGCGTATCGGGTTGAAGGAAGGTTGAGCCTGACTGGAGTGGTTCGGGGCGCGAGAGCTCGGCACCTGTATCGGCCGGGGCCGAGGGTTCGGTGCAGCCCGCCAAAAGCAGCAAAAGGCCAAGGCCTGCCCGCTTCACTTTACCGTCAGCTCATGGGTCTGTGCCCAGCTCTCACCGAACTCGTCGGTCCAGCGGAATTCGATCGGGCCGGACTTTGTCGCCTTGGTATAGAAGGTGAGGATGGGATTGGCGGCGATGCCGGGATAGAATTCGGCCTCGAAGACCGTCTCGCCATCATAGGTGCAGACAAATTGCTTGATGATGTTGCGCTTGACCTCCTCGCCTTTGGAGTCGCGGCGATAGCCTGTCTCCATCGGGTGCTGGATCAGGGCTTTCAGTTCGATCACTTCGCCTTTGCTGGCGGTGTCGGGGGCGGCGATGCGGATGGTGGCCATGTCTGCTGTCCTATCCGATGATGCAGGCGGCGAGCGTGACGACCGTGCTGGCCGTGCCGCGCCAGAGGCTGCCATCATTCATCTCGGCAATGGCGCGAATGGTCTGCGTGCCAGCCATGCGGATACGGGTTGAGACTTCGGCCTTGCCGGCGCGGGGGCCGAGTTTGAATTCAGCGATCTCGGCGATCGGATTGCGCGGAGAGACGATGACGATGCGTTTGACGTGATTGCGTTTCGTCATCGGGCTGTCGACGCTGACCTTGAGGGCGACGGAGTTACCGTTCTCAGCAATTGGCGGCAGGGTGAGGGTGACCTTGCCATCCTTGATCGGACGGTCTCCGAATGTCTTCAGGATATAGGCGTCGGCATCGGCAACTTCAGCGCTCGCCGTGGCGGGGAGCATGACCGCAGCAAGACCTGCGGCGCCCGTTAGCAGCAGCGTGCGTCGATCAATGTGCGGCGCGGTCTTGTTCATATCATCCATACGTCTTCAGCCTTCCTGGCCCGACAGATAGGCGACCAGATCCTCGATCTGGCTGGCCGTCAGGGCAGGTTTGCCCTGATATTCGGGAGCGACCTGATTGAGGTCTCCTGTGCGATAATATGATGGCATCACCGTCTCAGGCCAGATTTTTTGTGCGTCGGCGACGCGAAGGCGTATCTGCGCGGGGGTAAGCCGGGTGCCGACAGCGGTCAGAGTTGGGCCGACATCGCCCTGAAAATCTGCATCTAATCCATCAATCGCGTGGCAGAGGACGCAGTGGCCCTGTTCGCGCTCGGCGAACACCTTTTCGCCCCGGACCGCATCGCCGGTCAGGCCCATGAGCGATTTTGGGATAGTATCGGCTTCAATCGTGACGGGCGTCGCGAGACGCGTGTCGGAAGGCTGGTTGCAGGCAGGTAGGGCAATCAGCAGCAGGGCTGCGAACGCTCTCATCATCCGAACGTGTCGCTTGTGATCGTGGCGAACCAGGCTTCGGCCTGCTCAGCCTCGGCATTCCGGACATTGAAGTCTGCGCCATAGGGGCTGACACCGCCGGCGCCTTCGACGCTGCTGATCGAGCTGCCGCCATTATTGTAGACGCCGGTGATGGACACAGCCTCGTCCGGCGTTGTGTAGGAGTAGCAGGTATTTGCGAGCACGGTTGGCGCGAGCGTCTTGCCCGACAGCGCCCTTGCGATCTGCAGGGCGCAGAGCTTGCCCTGGAGGTTTGCGGAAAAGGCTGACTTCGGCATGGGCGCAGCGATGGTCGCGTCGCCAATGACGTGAATATTGGGCTGCAGCGGCGAGGAGAAGTCGAGCGGATTGATCGGGCACCAGCCGGTTTCATCTGCAACGCCGGCGCGCTCTGCGATCAGGCCCGCCTTCTGCGGAGGGATGACGTTTGCGACATCGGCTTTGATAACATCAAAGTCAGTCGAGAGGGTCATGGTCGCCGTGTTGACCGAAACAGTGCGGCCGAAATCTGATGCGCTGCGCCATTCCAGGTGGTCCGGGTAATGCTCTGCCCAGGCTTCCAGAAATAAGGGCTTCTTGGAGAACTCATCCTTGGCGTCGAGCACGAGCAGTTTCGAGTTCGGCTTGGTGGTTTTGAGATAGTGAGCGATCAGGCTGGCGCGTTCATAGGGCCCCGGTGGGCAGCGGAAGGGCGCAAGCGGGACGGACATGACGACGAGGCCGCCATCTTCCATGTCTTCGAGTTGCTGGCGAAGGAGGCTCGTCTGTGGCCCGGCTTTCCAGGCATGCGGCATGATCTCGGCGGCGGCCTCATCATAGCCTTCCAGCGCGACCCAGCGAATATCGATGCCGGGTGACAGGACGAGCCGATCAAAGGCGAGCGTGTCGCCATTGTCGAGCGTGACAGAGCCGGCCT contains:
- the soxA gene encoding sulfur oxidation c-type cytochrome SoxA; amino-acid sequence: MKRAGLGLLLLLAGCTEPSAPADTGAELSRPEPLQSGSTFLQPDTRALQEDDFANPGMLWVERGEALFHEARDGHPACASCHEGEDTNLAGVAAHYPAIDDETGELMNIEARINACRTRHQSLEPLAYESEDLLALTAYVAELSRGEPIEVDISGAASPWFEKGRDYFFTRRGQLNLACTQCHDDNWGKQLRGDTISQGHGTGFPGYRLEWQTFGSLQRRLRDCDAGVRAEPLDYGSDDYLAVELYLAKRAEGLPLESPGVRR
- the soxX gene encoding sulfur oxidation c-type cytochrome SoxX, whose amino-acid sequence is MMRAFAALLLIALPACNQPSDTRLATPVTIEADTIPKSLMGLTGDAVRGEKVFAEREQGHCVLCHAIDGLDADFQGDVGPTLTAVGTRLTPAQIRLRVADAQKIWPETVMPSYYRTGDLNQVAPEYQGKPALTASQIEDLVAYLSGQEG
- a CDS encoding SoxY-related AACIE arm protein, translated to MDDMNKTAPHIDRRTLLLTGAAGLAAVMLPATASAEVADADAYILKTFGDRPIKDGKVTLTLPPIAENGNSVALKVSVDSPMTKRNHVKRIVIVSPRNPIAEIAEFKLGPRAGKAEVSTRIRMAGTQTIRAIAEMNDGSLWRGTASTVVTLAACIIG
- the soxZ gene encoding thiosulfate oxidation carrier complex protein SoxZ, producing the protein MATIRIAAPDTASKGEVIELKALIQHPMETGYRRDSKGEEVKRNIIKQFVCTYDGETVFEAEFYPGIAANPILTFYTKATKSGPIEFRWTDEFGESWAQTHELTVK
- a CDS encoding NAD(P)/FAD-dependent oxidoreductase, translated to MTGPFPHRRHVLAGLTGSAAFALLSPHALAQTKAKLVVVGGGFGGATAARYLKTYLPDASVTLVEPATEYVACPFSNLVIGGVRDISQQRFTYDSLKSLGIDVIHARASDVNAEAGSVTLDNGDTLAFDRLVLSPGIDIRWVALEGYDEAAAEIMPHAWKAGPQTSLLRQQLEDMEDGGLVVMSVPLAPFRCPPGPYERASLIAHYLKTTKPNSKLLVLDAKDEFSKKPLFLEAWAEHYPDHLEWRSASDFGRTVSVNTATMTLSTDFDVIKADVANVIPPQKAGLIAERAGVADETGWCPINPLDFSSPLQPNIHVIGDATIAAPMPKSAFSANLQGKLCALQIARALSGKTLAPTVLANTCYSYTTPDEAVSITGVYNNGGSSISSVEGAGGVSPYGADFNVRNAEAEQAEAWFATITSDTFG